A single window of Nicotiana tomentosiformis chromosome 1, ASM39032v3, whole genome shotgun sequence DNA harbors:
- the LOC104108614 gene encoding metacaspase-1-like gives MDSRRCKCNWCGTKMSAPIGAQTISCPRCQSVTQLQPPRNNNGFANGVINNIVGAVVNTAFSARPGRMNPNANNSQPQPFNMSPQITMRPPAVHGRKRAVLCGITYRGHSKSLKGSINDVLSMRYLLVEKLGFPNASVLVLTEDEKDPYKIPTKGNIRSALRWLVHGCQPGDSLVFHYSGHGTRVRDRDGDEVDGHDESLCPVDFESEGRILDDEINNTIVRPLPRGATLHGIIDTCFSGTFLDLPFMCRINRAGYFMWEDHRISTFKGTRGGTAISISACDDHQNSGDTTAFTGFPTGALTYSFIKTLEQETKLTYGRLLMSMHNKIHEAQKGVGMNGANETQEPQLSASEQFDIHSKMVAI, from the exons ATGGACAGCAGGAGATGCAAATGCAACTGGTGCGGCACGAAAATGTCAGCTCCCATTGGAGCACAAACCATTTCCTGCCCAAGGTGCCAATCTGTTACACAACTCCAACCTCCAAGAAACAACAACGGCTTTGCCAATGGGGTTATTAACAATATTGTGGGCGCAGTAGTTAACACAGCTTTTTCTGCAAGGCCAGGAAGGATGAATCCAAATGCCAATAATTCTCAGCCTCAACCGTTCAACATGTCACCACAGATTACTATGCGACCTCCAGCGGTGCATGGCCGAAAACGAGCAGTTCTCTGTGGAATTACTTACCGTGGTCATTCCAAGAGTCTGAAAGGAAGCATTAACGACGTTTTATCCATGAGATATCTTCTGGTTGAGAAGTTGGGTTTCCCCAATGCATCTGTACTTGTCCTTACAG AGGATGAGAAAGATCCATACAAAATCCCAACCAAGGGCAATATCAGGTCAGCCCTACGTTGGCTTGTTCATGGTTGCCAGCCAGGAGATTCACTAGTGTTCCATTACTCTGGCCATGGCACACGAGTAAGAGACCGCGACGGTGATGAGGTTGATGGGCATGATGAATCACTATGCCCTGTTGATTTTGAGAGTGAAGGAAGAATACTAGATGACGAGATCAATAATACCATTGTTAGGCCTTTACCTCGTGGAGCCACACTTCATGGCATAATTGATACTTGCTTCAGTGGAACTTTCCTAGATTTGCCATTTATGTGCAGAATAAACAG GGCGGGATACTTTATGTGGGAAGACCATCGTATCAGCACATTCAAAGGTACCAGAGGAGGAACAGCAATCTCTATCAGTGCCTGTGATGATCATCAAAATTCTGGAGATACAACG GCTTTCACAGGCTTTCCGACGGGTGCCCTGACATATAGTTTCATCAAAACATTGGAGCAAGAAACTAAATTGACCTATGGACGCTTACTTATGAGTATGCACAATAAGATTCATGAAGCACAGAAAGGAGTAGGCATGAATGGTGCAAATGAAACTCAG GAGCCTCAACTATCTGCCTCTGAGCAGTTTGATATTCACTCGAAGATGGTGGCTATATAG
- the LOC104108615 gene encoding uncharacterized protein: protein MRFLGPQISHNCHSPPSSSGEFSDGGVMTESSSSSIAPLLLRNILTSAFIFADKPFFLLAEKYKLLEFVRWFLIQAFLFFLKLFPSGENYNSYPLKPQKGEIYSPAAVGGGSGESGISRALTQVLSIANDIPVSSRKYEVVRSLAERLIDENLLEGNEALREVNCAALSAAFTRTLGQLEAAVAAEEGGIVSGGDGGDYIGKLSRGLRAIRYYGDVVWQRGRARNQLRQFGCSAEKLAAELLWLAQKMAVCGCVDEAVYMWASASQLAWLSLSAEAQLQGSLVKLSAFLFKKAREIGKDAEDEESTKEHLRRTNMNMLMSWLPLLCRASNGTDTPVLSISERAELERILEQIIGTLEQEEEQEKVLSLWLHHFTYCPSSDWPNLHDCYTRWCTASRKLLLH from the exons ATGCGTTTTCTTGGCCCTCAAATTTCTCATAATTGTCATTCACCACCCAGCAGTTCAGGCGAATTTTCCGACGGAGGGGTCATGACGGAGAGCAGTTCTTCCTCCATAGCCCCTTTGCTTTTGAGAAACATATTAACATCTGCTTTTATCTTCGCTGATAAACCCTTCTTCCTCTTAGCAGAAAAATACAAACTTCTCGAATTTGTACGTTGGTTCCTTATCCAagcttttctcttctttcttaaactttttccCTCTGGAGAAAATTACAACAGCTACCCTTTGAAGCCTCAAAAGGGTGAGATTTATTCTCCGGCTGCCGTGGGAGGCGGCAGCGGAGAGTCGGGGATATCGAGAGCGTTGACGCAAGTGTTGTCAATTGCGAATGATATTCCGGTGAGTTCTAGGAAATATGAGGTCGTGAGATCACTGGCCGAGAGGCTAATTGATGAGAATCTCTTAGAGGGTAACGAAGCATTAAGGGAAGTGAATTGCGCCGCCTTGTCGGCGGCTTTTACGAGGACGCTTGGTCAGCTTGAAGCCGCCGTGGCGGCGGAAGAAGGCGGAATTGTGTCCGGTGGGGATGGTGGCGATTACATCGGTAAGTTGAGCCGCGGATTGAGGGCGATTAGGTATTATGGTGACGTTGTGTGGCAACGGGGTAGGGCGAGGAACCAGCTGAGACAATTCGGATGCTCGGCTGAGAAGCTGGCGGCGGAGTTGCTGTGGTTGGCTCAGAAGATGGCAGTTTGTGGTTGTGTTGATGAAGCTGTTTATATGTGGGCTTCGGCTTCACAGTTAGCTTGGCTTTCTCTTTCTGCTGAGGCGCAGCTTCAGGGGTCTCTTGTTAAACTTTCAG CTTTCTTATTCAAGAAAGCCAGAGAAATAGGAAAAGATGCAGAGGATGAAGAAAGTACGAAAGAGCATCTAAGGCGGACAAACATGAACATGCTGATGTCATGGCTGCCATTGCTATGCCGAGCAAGCAATGGCACAGACACTCCAGTCTTGAGCATTAGTGAAAGGGCTGAGCTTGAAAGAATACTAGAGCAGATCATTGGAACATTGGAACAAGAAGAGGAGCAAGAAAAGGTCTTGTCCCTCTGGCTTCACCATTTTACCTATTGCCCTTCTTCTGACTGGCCAAATCTCCATGATTGCTACACTCGCTGGTGCACCGCTTCTCGTAAGCTCTTGCTTCACTGA